The following are encoded together in the Candidatus Tumulicola sp. genome:
- a CDS encoding flagellar basal body rod C-terminal domain-containing protein, producing MDALDWAGSAMLAARTRLDIATRNLANVSSDGFRKLTARGVLTSNGARVDAERSSQRGGIRRTGRDYDLAIVGPGHFSVRDAAGRVVETRSGSFERTLRGTLVDARGRTLLSDAEPLIVPQGATIDERGRVLAGDTDTHRTLPLPHDSTVRAGFLEESSVDPIAEMVGIVDASRSFESAQKVVGAIDSLRQKNASDVARVR from the coding sequence ATGGATGCTTTGGATTGGGCCGGAAGCGCGATGCTGGCGGCGCGTACGCGCCTCGATATCGCCACACGCAATCTCGCGAATGTATCGAGCGACGGCTTTCGAAAGCTCACGGCGCGCGGTGTGTTGACGTCGAACGGCGCGCGCGTCGACGCCGAGCGCTCGAGTCAACGCGGCGGCATCCGGCGTACCGGCCGCGACTACGACCTGGCAATCGTCGGCCCCGGACATTTTTCCGTACGCGATGCCGCCGGGCGAGTCGTTGAAACGCGCTCGGGGTCCTTCGAGCGCACGCTTCGGGGAACGCTGGTCGATGCGCGCGGGCGAACGCTGCTGAGTGACGCCGAACCGTTGATCGTGCCGCAAGGCGCCACGATCGACGAACGCGGGCGCGTGCTGGCGGGCGACACCGATACGCATCGAACGCTGCCACTGCCGCACGACTCGACGGTGCGGGCCGGCTTCCTCGAAGAGTCGTCCGTCGATCCGATCGCCGAAATGGTGGGAATCGTCGACGCATCGCGCTCATTCGAAAGCGCACAGAAAGTGGTCGGCGCGATCGACTCGCTCCGTCAAAAAAACGCATCCGACGTCGCGCGCGTTCGATAG
- a CDS encoding beta-ketoacyl-ACP synthase 3, with the protein MNGAKVISAPARIAAIGAWAPAGLLTNADLEGMVDTSDEWIVRRTGIRRRHRVGEGEYASTVTFGAIDDLFAHNPQYTIRDVDFIIAGSSTADYAFPSISALVQAHYKMPLTVGAVDISTACAGFTYGLNLAAGLVASGQAERVLVCVGDALTRTIDYTDRATCVLFGDGGGAALVERSEKPAISGMYAGSDGTAGAFLYRTAVRQEVNGKIDSSRLVRQEGASIYRWVMENIPAAIQAVLDRAGLTLHDIDWFVPHSANARMIEALAHRLPFPIERTLLSIEEYGNTSGASIPLALTPAVRDGRVRPGDKLLLMGFGGGLVLAGNVVIWTAG; encoded by the coding sequence ATGAACGGAGCGAAGGTGATATCAGCCCCGGCCCGCATCGCGGCGATTGGCGCTTGGGCGCCTGCCGGACTGCTCACAAACGCGGATCTTGAGGGCATGGTCGACACCAGCGACGAGTGGATCGTCCGGCGCACCGGCATCCGGCGTCGCCATCGCGTCGGCGAAGGCGAGTACGCCAGCACCGTCACCTTCGGAGCGATCGACGATCTGTTCGCGCATAATCCGCAATACACGATCCGCGACGTCGACTTCATCATCGCCGGCTCGTCGACCGCCGATTATGCATTCCCGAGTATTTCCGCACTCGTACAGGCGCACTACAAGATGCCGCTGACGGTTGGTGCGGTAGACATCAGCACGGCCTGCGCGGGGTTCACCTACGGTTTGAACTTAGCGGCGGGCTTGGTCGCCTCCGGACAAGCGGAGCGCGTACTCGTCTGTGTCGGCGACGCGTTAACGCGCACGATCGATTACACCGACCGCGCGACCTGCGTGCTGTTCGGCGACGGTGGCGGGGCGGCGCTGGTCGAGCGCTCGGAGAAGCCGGCGATCTCCGGTATGTATGCCGGCTCCGACGGAACTGCCGGCGCATTTTTATATCGCACCGCGGTACGGCAAGAAGTAAACGGCAAGATCGATTCGTCGCGGCTGGTGCGTCAGGAAGGCGCATCGATCTATCGCTGGGTGATGGAGAACATTCCGGCGGCGATCCAGGCGGTATTGGATCGCGCGGGTCTGACGTTGCACGACATCGATTGGTTCGTGCCCCACAGCGCCAACGCGCGCATGATCGAAGCACTCGCCCATCGGCTGCCGTTTCCCATCGAACGCACGCTGCTCAGCATCGAAGAATACGGCAACACGTCCGGCGCCAGCATCCCGTTGGCATTAACGCCTGCGGTGCGCGACGGACGCGTGCGTCCGGGCGATAAGCTGTTGCTGATGGGTTTCGGCGGCGGTCTCGTGCTGGCCGGAAACGTGGTGATCTGGACCGCCGGATAA
- the leuB gene encoding 3-isopropylmalate dehydrogenase, with protein sequence MKHTVAVLAGDGIGPEVVAAAAGILQLVRPDIDCVEALAGGAALERTGNALPPETLALCERSAAVLFGSVGLPQYDGKPLKERPEYALFVLRRDFELFANIRPVRVFEGLEAASSLKPELVRGLDLVVVRELTGGIYFGTPKEQRCVDGVDEAIDTMIYRAPEVERIARVAFELARSRRGRCTSVDKQNILETSRLWRRVVSGLASEYPDVTLDHLLVDNAAMQLVRRPGDFDVIVTENMFGDILSDEAAILTGSIGTLPSASLGTRETETGRFGLYEPIGGTAPDIAGRGVANPTAAILSAAMLLRHSLRDEDGATRIETAVETAYAQGARTADVAAGGPALSTSQFTNVVATLL encoded by the coding sequence GTGAAGCACACTGTCGCAGTACTGGCCGGTGACGGCATCGGTCCGGAAGTCGTTGCCGCTGCGGCCGGAATTCTGCAACTCGTGCGTCCCGACATCGACTGCGTCGAAGCATTGGCTGGGGGCGCCGCTCTCGAGCGCACCGGCAACGCGTTGCCGCCCGAAACGCTCGCGCTGTGCGAGCGCAGCGCGGCGGTGCTGTTCGGCAGCGTTGGTTTACCGCAATACGACGGCAAGCCGCTCAAGGAACGGCCCGAATACGCGCTGTTCGTCCTGCGTCGCGACTTCGAGCTGTTCGCCAACATACGGCCCGTGCGCGTTTTCGAGGGCCTCGAAGCGGCTTCGTCGCTCAAACCGGAGTTGGTACGAGGTCTCGATCTGGTGGTCGTGCGCGAACTCACCGGTGGCATTTACTTCGGCACGCCCAAGGAACAACGTTGCGTCGATGGAGTGGACGAAGCGATCGATACGATGATCTATCGAGCACCCGAAGTCGAGCGCATCGCGCGCGTCGCGTTCGAGTTGGCACGCTCGCGCCGAGGACGCTGCACCTCGGTCGATAAACAAAATATCTTGGAAACGTCGCGACTCTGGCGGCGCGTCGTAAGCGGTCTTGCGAGCGAGTATCCGGATGTAACGCTCGATCATTTACTGGTCGACAATGCCGCGATGCAACTCGTACGGCGTCCAGGTGACTTCGACGTGATCGTAACCGAGAATATGTTCGGGGACATTCTCTCCGACGAGGCGGCGATTTTGACCGGTTCGATTGGGACGCTTCCGAGCGCGAGCCTCGGAACGCGCGAAACCGAAACAGGACGGTTCGGACTGTACGAGCCGATCGGAGGTACCGCGCCCGATATCGCCGGCCGTGGTGTCGCCAATCCGACCGCGGCGATCCTGTCCGCGGCGATGCTGCTGCGTCACAGCTTGCGCGATGAGGATGGCGCTACGCGAATCGAGACCGCGGTCGAAACCGCCTATGCGCAAGGCGCGCGCACGGCCGATGTCGCGGCCGGCGGCCCGGCGCTGTCGACTTCGCAATTTACCAACGTGGTCGCAACCCTCTTATGA
- a CDS encoding DivIVA domain-containing protein, with amino-acid sequence MQKITPIDIQHKSFKKALQGYDRTEVDAFLDEIIETLEDGAQHQAALAAEAADLKERISHFKAMEESLQNTLVLAQRTADETKASAHKEADLIREKARLEAEREIASYNDAIGDIRREHQRTVEASEKTRTEFRNLLATHLALLEKGVLPTPPPEAALPPPSTASGNGEAPPSDDTTRITVY; translated from the coding sequence ATGCAAAAGATAACGCCGATCGATATCCAGCACAAGAGTTTCAAGAAGGCGCTTCAAGGTTACGATCGCACCGAAGTCGATGCGTTCCTCGACGAGATCATCGAAACGCTCGAAGACGGCGCGCAGCACCAAGCCGCGCTCGCAGCCGAAGCCGCCGATCTCAAAGAGCGCATCAGCCACTTCAAAGCCATGGAAGAGTCGCTGCAAAACACGTTGGTGTTAGCGCAGCGCACGGCCGACGAAACCAAAGCATCGGCGCATAAAGAAGCCGACCTCATTCGCGAGAAAGCGCGACTCGAAGCCGAGCGGGAAATCGCCAGTTACAACGACGCGATCGGCGATATCCGTCGCGAACATCAGCGCACCGTCGAAGCGAGCGAAAAAACTCGAACCGAGTTCCGTAATCTGCTGGCGACGCATCTCGCCCTACTCGAAAAAGGCGTTTTGCCGACGCCGCCCCCGGAAGCTGCGCTGCCACCGCCATCGACTGCATCGGGCAATGGTGAGGCGCCGCCGAGCGACGACACGACCCGTATTACGGTTTACTAA
- a CDS encoding cell division protein SepF — MFSKIGSFFSIRDDEDDPYEEESDGRVVPISQAGRRAGTEVSVYSPRSFQDVMEVANSLRNRQVVIVNLQNADRALLQRVVDFASGVAYTIDGKMQKLAEAIYLIVPAGIVVNAAGLRESMMTDGTLDFVSGRG; from the coding sequence ATGTTCAGTAAAATTGGTTCGTTCTTCTCGATTCGCGACGACGAGGACGATCCGTATGAAGAAGAATCCGACGGTCGGGTCGTCCCGATCTCACAGGCCGGCCGTCGCGCCGGCACGGAAGTCAGCGTGTATTCTCCGCGCAGCTTCCAAGACGTGATGGAAGTCGCTAACTCGCTGCGCAACCGGCAAGTGGTGATCGTGAACTTGCAGAACGCCGATCGCGCGTTGCTGCAACGCGTCGTAGACTTCGCCTCGGGCGTTGCCTATACGATCGACGGCAAGATGCAGAAACTCGCCGAGGCAATCTATCTGATCGTTCCGGCCGGAATCGTCGTCAACGCCGCCGGCTTACGCGAATCGATGATGACCGACGGCACGCTCGATTTTGTATCCGGCCGAGGATAG
- a CDS encoding YggS family pyridoxal phosphate-dependent enzyme, with translation MSRDAAAALAALRSAIEDELARNHRPAGSVTLVGVAKRQPLDLVAETIHAGLADVAENYLQEAQEAFAALPPVRRHFIGHLQTNKAKAVAELFDVVQSVDSNRAGLALANAAERIGKRVTVLLQVNISPTERFGCSPEEAPRLADELRAHAALHFDGVMAIGPLAQSREEISRAFALAAKTFDRVGGTTLSIGMSGDWREAVRAGSTMVRVGTALFGGRISA, from the coding sequence GTGAGCCGCGACGCGGCGGCCGCGCTGGCGGCGCTGCGCTCGGCGATCGAGGATGAATTGGCTCGTAACCACCGGCCGGCCGGCAGCGTCACGCTCGTCGGCGTGGCTAAACGTCAGCCGCTCGACCTCGTCGCCGAGACGATCCACGCCGGGCTGGCCGACGTGGCAGAGAACTACCTGCAGGAGGCGCAGGAGGCGTTTGCGGCGCTCCCTCCCGTCCGCCGGCACTTCATCGGTCATCTTCAGACCAACAAGGCGAAGGCGGTGGCGGAGCTCTTCGACGTGGTGCAGAGCGTCGATAGCAACCGGGCAGGCTTGGCGCTCGCCAACGCAGCCGAGCGGATCGGCAAACGCGTCACCGTGCTGCTCCAAGTCAACATTTCCCCGACCGAGCGATTCGGCTGCTCGCCCGAGGAAGCGCCGCGCCTCGCCGACGAGCTGCGCGCGCATGCCGCACTGCACTTCGACGGCGTCATGGCGATCGGGCCGCTCGCCCAGTCTCGCGAAGAGATTTCTCGCGCTTTCGCTCTGGCCGCCAAGACGTTTGACCGCGTAGGTGGAACAACGCTCTCCATCGGTATGTCCGGCGACTGGCGTGAAGCCGTGCGAGCCGGATCGACGATGGTGCGGGTGGGCACGGCTTTGTTTGGCGGGAGGATCTCAGCGTGA
- the lgt gene encoding prolipoprotein diacylglyceryl transferase produces MTHWFTYPTNIDPVAIHLGSLSIHWYGIAYLVAFVCVYLWMSRPAGRRRLGLTREQIQDFLFYGLIGVLVGGRTFFVINDIISRHDASFYFSNPINFIAVWNGGMAFHGGLIGVVIAIVFFLRKHPGLRFRVLGDEVVVMLPLGITLVRLVNFINDELWGNLCIPDRAWCMIPKDTAAWPPLNSYRHPAQLYEAVLDLLTLPLLLLVYRAKPKDGVVAWTWFTAYGITRSVAELWRQADFTFLGITGGQLYALPMILIGVIGIVYCATRPGPRTEGDAVPVAAPTTSQ; encoded by the coding sequence ATGACTCACTGGTTTACCTATCCGACAAATATCGACCCGGTCGCGATTCACCTCGGGTCGCTAAGTATTCACTGGTACGGAATCGCCTATCTCGTCGCGTTCGTTTGCGTCTACCTATGGATGAGCCGGCCGGCCGGACGCCGCCGCTTGGGCTTGACCCGCGAGCAGATACAAGACTTCTTATTCTACGGATTGATCGGCGTGCTCGTCGGCGGACGCACGTTCTTCGTCATCAACGACATCATCAGCCGCCACGACGCGAGCTTTTACTTTTCGAACCCGATCAATTTCATCGCGGTATGGAACGGTGGCATGGCGTTTCACGGCGGATTGATCGGCGTCGTCATCGCGATCGTTTTTTTCTTACGCAAGCATCCGGGATTGCGCTTTCGAGTCCTGGGAGACGAAGTCGTCGTTATGCTGCCGCTGGGAATAACACTAGTACGCCTCGTGAATTTCATCAACGACGAACTGTGGGGCAATCTCTGCATACCGGACCGCGCGTGGTGCATGATCCCCAAAGACACCGCGGCGTGGCCGCCGCTGAACTCCTATCGCCATCCGGCACAACTGTACGAAGCCGTACTCGATCTATTGACGTTGCCGTTGTTGCTGCTCGTCTATCGCGCTAAACCGAAAGACGGCGTCGTGGCTTGGACGTGGTTCACCGCCTATGGCATCACGCGCAGCGTCGCAGAACTGTGGCGCCAGGCCGACTTCACGTTCCTGGGCATCACCGGCGGACAGCTATACGCCTTACCCATGATCTTGATCGGCGTCATCGGAATCGTCTACTGCGCGACTCGGCCCGGTCCCAGAACCGAAGGCGACGCCGTCCCCGTCGCCGCCCCTACCACCTCGCAGTGA
- a CDS encoding cytochrome c biogenesis CcdA family protein — MSSAPHITVWIAFVAGFVSFVSPCVLPLVPAYLSLLTGESLEDLKSATTAAARGRTMALALAFVAGFSIVFIALGLGASLAGGVLNAHRVLVAQIGGAIVIVLGLHMMGIIQIPFLMMDARAHVQQSGRRTLWTSLIVGMAFAAGWSPCIGPILAGILAIASEQRNGEAALLLAAYSLGLAVPFLATAAAIGFVLPILNKIKRALPIIEFAAGAFLVVVGLILVNNAFLNVAGWFYQFVPQPKL, encoded by the coding sequence ATGAGTTCCGCGCCGCATATTACCGTCTGGATCGCCTTCGTGGCGGGTTTCGTTTCCTTCGTTTCGCCGTGCGTCCTCCCGCTGGTTCCCGCCTACCTCTCGTTGCTGACCGGCGAAAGTCTCGAAGACCTCAAATCGGCGACGACGGCCGCCGCTCGCGGTCGCACGATGGCGCTCGCGTTGGCCTTCGTGGCCGGATTCAGCATCGTGTTCATCGCGCTCGGATTAGGTGCCAGCTTAGCCGGCGGCGTCTTAAACGCGCATCGCGTGCTGGTGGCACAGATCGGCGGCGCGATCGTGATCGTGCTCGGTCTGCACATGATGGGCATCATTCAAATTCCGTTCCTGATGATGGACGCTCGCGCGCACGTTCAGCAATCGGGTCGACGAACGTTGTGGACCTCGCTGATCGTCGGAATGGCGTTCGCAGCGGGTTGGTCGCCGTGCATCGGACCGATCCTCGCGGGCATTTTAGCCATCGCCTCCGAACAGCGCAACGGCGAGGCGGCACTCCTGTTGGCCGCCTACTCGCTGGGATTGGCCGTCCCATTTTTGGCGACTGCAGCCGCGATCGGATTCGTGCTGCCGATCCTCAACAAAATTAAACGCGCTCTTCCGATTATCGAGTTTGCGGCCGGCGCTTTCTTGGTCGTCGTCGGACTCATACTCGTCAACAACGCATTTCTCAACGTCGCAGGATGGTTTTATCAGTTTGTCCCGCAACCGAAACTCTAG
- the lspA gene encoding signal peptidase II encodes MSRNRNSSLVQALTIAIVAIATLWLDQYTKRLIVQNFMPGQSRLIIPHVLRWTYERNVHGAFGLFGSNSVLLIGMAIVVLVLFWYSFREAAAKSLMVRIAFGMIAGGAIANIIDRVHYGYVIDFIDVFVFPWWGNIFNVADSCITVAVALLIISSFATRRQR; translated from the coding sequence TTGTCCCGCAACCGAAACTCTAGCCTCGTCCAAGCGCTGACGATCGCGATCGTCGCGATCGCGACCCTTTGGCTCGATCAATACACGAAGCGTTTGATCGTGCAAAACTTCATGCCGGGTCAGAGCCGTTTAATTATTCCGCACGTGCTTCGGTGGACGTACGAACGCAACGTGCACGGCGCGTTCGGGCTGTTCGGCAGCAACTCCGTGTTGCTGATCGGAATGGCGATCGTCGTGCTCGTCCTGTTCTGGTACAGCTTCCGCGAAGCCGCCGCAAAATCGCTGATGGTGCGCATCGCGTTCGGCATGATCGCGGGCGGCGCGATCGCCAACATCATCGATCGCGTGCACTACGGTTACGTCATCGATTTCATCGACGTCTTCGTCTTTCCATGGTGGGGCAACATTTTTAACGTCGCCGATTCGTGCATCACCGTCGCCGTCGCGTTATTGATTATTTCGTCGTTTGCAACACGCCGTCAGCGCTGA
- a CDS encoding RluA family pseudouridine synthase produces the protein MQHAVSAEEAGFRADVVVARLATASRAAVAAAIKRGDVTVNGEPVKASRTLEEGDVVVYDVPQPERPIARAESIDVPIVYEDEDLIVVDKPAGMVTHPAHGSPNGTLVNALLGYLGTPLPGSSVRPGLVHRLDRDTSGLLVVAKNEPALSALGIAMKARRIGREYVGLVTGIPDHARGTLDGPVGRDPHNRLKFAIVSNGKAAVTHYELIERFSRNAELSFRLETGRTHQIRVHFAALGHPLVNDRIYGRADSRSELPGQALHARRLSFAHPRTGEAMTFEVDPPAEYERTREALAVER, from the coding sequence TTGCAACACGCCGTCAGCGCTGAAGAAGCGGGCTTTCGCGCCGACGTCGTCGTCGCGCGCCTAGCGACCGCATCGCGCGCCGCCGTCGCGGCCGCGATTAAACGTGGCGACGTTACCGTGAACGGCGAGCCGGTCAAAGCGAGCCGCACCCTCGAAGAAGGCGATGTCGTCGTATACGACGTTCCTCAGCCCGAACGGCCCATCGCTCGGGCGGAATCGATCGACGTTCCAATCGTGTACGAAGACGAGGATCTCATCGTGGTCGACAAGCCGGCCGGCATGGTGACGCATCCCGCGCACGGCTCTCCCAACGGCACGTTGGTCAACGCACTGCTCGGCTATCTCGGAACGCCGCTGCCCGGCAGTTCGGTCCGCCCCGGACTCGTGCACCGGCTCGATCGCGACACATCCGGCCTGCTGGTCGTGGCAAAAAACGAGCCGGCGCTGTCGGCGCTCGGGATTGCGATGAAAGCGCGCCGCATCGGTCGTGAATACGTCGGGTTAGTGACCGGCATTCCGGATCATGCGCGGGGCACGTTGGACGGTCCGGTCGGCCGCGACCCTCATAATCGGCTCAAGTTCGCAATCGTGTCGAACGGAAAGGCCGCCGTCACGCACTACGAGCTGATCGAACGATTTTCGCGCAACGCCGAATTGTCGTTCCGGCTCGAAACGGGGCGGACGCACCAAATTCGCGTGCACTTCGCTGCACTCGGTCATCCGCTGGTCAACGATCGCATCTACGGACGCGCCGATTCGCGCAGCGAGCTGCCGGGTCAAGCATTGCACGCCCGCCGCCTCTCGTTCGCGCACCCGCGCACCGGCGAAGCGATGACGTTCGAAGTCGATCCGCCGGCGGAGTACGAGCGCACGCGCGAGGCACTCGCCGTCGAACGCTAG
- the tgt gene encoding tRNA guanosine(34) transglycosylase Tgt — protein MADFTLVAVDGSARSGTLALTHGVVETPCFMPVGTAATVKGLTPDDLHATGAQIVLANDYHLWLRPGLRVLEAAGGLHRFMGWDGPILTDSGGFQIFSLEGRRTIDDDGVTFRSHIDGSEHRFTPESVIAFSRALGVDVAMVLDVCTKLPASYAELERAVELTTRWARRSAPGANDGPTAAFAIVQGGLDRTLRERSARELVELDFPGYAIGGLSVGETRDELYATARFTAERLPQNKPRYLMGVGTVTDLIEAVDAGVDLFDCVYPTRCGRTGRAMTRDGHFNIFNARYSDDFGPLDPNCGCRVCARFSRAYLAHLFRSEEMLGPRLLSEHNVTVLNDLMRDARTAIRAGRWRVLAESLLGRTNHPA, from the coding sequence GTGGCGGATTTTACGCTGGTCGCCGTCGACGGTAGCGCGCGCAGCGGTACGCTCGCGCTGACGCACGGCGTCGTCGAGACTCCTTGTTTCATGCCGGTCGGCACGGCCGCCACCGTTAAAGGGTTGACACCCGACGACTTGCACGCGACCGGCGCGCAGATCGTGCTGGCCAACGATTATCACTTGTGGTTGCGACCCGGACTGCGCGTACTCGAGGCCGCCGGTGGATTGCACCGCTTCATGGGCTGGGACGGCCCGATCCTCACCGACTCCGGTGGCTTTCAGATTTTTAGCTTGGAAGGCCGCCGCACGATCGACGACGATGGCGTCACCTTTCGATCGCACATCGATGGTAGCGAGCACCGCTTCACTCCCGAGAGCGTCATAGCGTTTTCGCGCGCGCTCGGCGTCGACGTCGCAATGGTGCTGGACGTGTGTACCAAACTGCCGGCCAGCTATGCCGAGCTGGAGCGTGCGGTCGAATTAACAACACGGTGGGCCCGCCGTTCGGCCCCCGGTGCAAACGATGGACCGACCGCGGCGTTCGCCATCGTACAGGGCGGTCTCGATCGTACGCTCCGCGAGCGCAGCGCGCGCGAGCTCGTCGAGCTCGATTTCCCAGGGTACGCCATCGGCGGTTTATCGGTGGGCGAGACGCGTGACGAGCTGTATGCGACGGCGCGATTCACCGCCGAGCGATTACCGCAGAACAAGCCGCGCTACCTGATGGGCGTCGGCACGGTAACGGATTTAATCGAAGCGGTCGACGCTGGCGTAGACCTGTTCGACTGCGTGTATCCCACCCGTTGCGGACGCACCGGTCGCGCGATGACGCGCGACGGTCATTTCAACATTTTTAACGCACGGTACAGCGACGATTTTGGCCCGCTCGATCCGAACTGCGGCTGCCGGGTCTGCGCTCGATTCAGCCGCGCATATCTCGCGCATCTCTTCCGCAGCGAAGAGATGCTGGGGCCACGCCTGCTCTCCGAGCATAACGTGACGGTTCTCAACGACCTCATGCGCGACGCCCGCACGGCGATCCGCGCCGGTCGATGGCGCGTTTTGGCCGAGTCGCTCTTGGGCAGAACCAACCATCCCGCCTAA
- a CDS encoding type 1 glutamine amidotransferase domain-containing protein — translation MPNILCVVTSHSEIDSDHPTGLWLEEYAHAFAIFRDGGCAITTVSPRGGVIPIDPRSKNDDSDAEAVAALQTTLMVHQAGDAMQYGAIYIPGGHGAMFDLARSAPLKSLLSEFDAQGKIIASICHGPAAFVDAIRAGEPATLVAGRRMTCFTDAEERETGLVDRMPFLLASKLREQGANVIEGDSWSDHVEVDCTWVTGQNPQSTASTARAVLAALQ, via the coding sequence TTGCCGAATATTCTTTGCGTCGTTACGAGCCATTCCGAAATCGATTCGGACCATCCGACCGGATTGTGGTTGGAAGAATACGCCCACGCGTTCGCGATTTTTCGCGACGGCGGCTGCGCTATCACGACCGTCAGCCCGCGCGGCGGGGTGATACCCATCGATCCGCGCAGCAAAAACGACGACAGCGACGCCGAAGCGGTCGCCGCGTTGCAGACGACCCTCATGGTGCATCAGGCCGGCGACGCGATGCAATACGGAGCGATTTACATTCCCGGAGGGCACGGTGCGATGTTCGATCTGGCCAGATCGGCGCCGCTCAAATCGTTGTTGAGCGAGTTCGACGCGCAGGGTAAGATCATCGCGTCCATTTGCCACGGTCCGGCTGCGTTCGTCGACGCCATCCGCGCGGGCGAACCGGCAACGCTCGTGGCCGGGCGGCGCATGACGTGTTTCACCGACGCCGAAGAACGCGAAACGGGGTTGGTCGATCGCATGCCGTTTTTACTGGCGTCCAAACTCCGCGAACAAGGCGCGAACGTCATCGAAGGTGATTCGTGGAGCGATCACGTGGAGGTCGACTGCACGTGGGTGACCGGGCAAAATCCGCAATCGACGGCAAGCACGGCCCGCGCGGTTCTCGCCGCACTGCAGTAA
- a CDS encoding sigma-70 family RNA polymerase sigma factor, with protein MDERQGRFERLIEEHRGILYTVCRSYCADRNEREDLGQEIVAQLWRSFERYDDRYAFSTWMYRVALNVAISYRRRMRRHTEHMLFDDAAIDAAVQQEPQNADDLTALRSFIEELDPLPKALMLLYLEGYPHREIAETLGISESNVGTKINRIKSELRCRFDQQLREDRL; from the coding sequence ATGGACGAACGCCAGGGCCGCTTCGAGCGGCTGATCGAGGAGCACCGCGGCATTCTCTATACGGTTTGCCGCTCGTACTGCGCCGACCGTAACGAACGCGAGGATCTCGGTCAAGAGATCGTCGCGCAGTTATGGCGCTCGTTCGAGCGTTACGACGATCGGTATGCGTTCTCAACGTGGATGTACCGCGTGGCGCTGAACGTCGCGATCTCGTACCGCCGGCGCATGCGCCGTCATACCGAACACATGCTGTTCGACGATGCCGCCATCGATGCGGCGGTGCAGCAAGAACCGCAGAATGCGGACGACCTAACGGCGCTGCGTTCGTTTATCGAAGAACTCGACCCGCTTCCAAAAGCCCTGATGCTGCTCTACCTCGAGGGGTATCCGCATCGCGAGATCGCCGAGACGCTCGGTATCAGCGAGAGCAACGTCGGGACGAAAATCAACCGCATAAAGTCGGAGCTGCGATGCCGCTTCGACCAACAACTAAGAGAGGATCGCTTGTGA